The proteins below come from a single Methanothrix thermoacetophila PT genomic window:
- a CDS encoding thymidylate synthase — MNNIGRLVRAKAADEAWRRGLNIIWRQGAEIEDERGSRTKELMNLMVVIEDASSCIAPREYSWTEERLDEYASQLLSPENPGFEYTYGERLRSWNGEVDQIAEIVNRLKRNPRTRRATAVTWIPQVDHKREEVPCMVVCDFKIRSSRLNLTVMFRSHDFAGAYPANVYALSKLLHHVSRESGSVPGSLTTLSASAHIYEHDWDWVEGLIVGVEER, encoded by the coding sequence ATGAACAATATCGGTCGACTTGTTCGTGCCAAAGCAGCAGATGAAGCATGGCGGCGTGGCCTGAACATCATATGGCGGCAGGGCGCCGAGATCGAGGACGAGAGGGGCTCCAGGACGAAGGAGCTGATGAACCTAATGGTGGTAATAGAGGACGCCAGCTCCTGCATCGCTCCACGCGAGTACTCATGGACAGAGGAGCGGCTGGATGAATATGCATCACAGCTGCTTTCACCTGAGAACCCGGGGTTCGAGTACACCTACGGAGAGCGCCTCAGGTCGTGGAACGGAGAAGTGGACCAGATCGCTGAGATCGTGAATCGCCTGAAGAGAAACCCCAGGACGAGAAGGGCGACCGCGGTGACCTGGATCCCTCAGGTAGACCACAAAAGGGAGGAGGTGCCGTGCATGGTCGTCTGCGATTTCAAAATAAGATCCAGCAGGCTAAACCTGACCGTGATGTTCAGGAGCCACGACTTCGCCGGAGCGTATCCAGCGAATGTGTACGCCCTATCAAAACTCCTCCATCATGTCTCAAGGGAGTCAGGAAGCGTACCAGGGAGCTTAACCACGCTCAGCGCATCCGCCCACATCTACGAGCACGACTGGGACTGGGTGGAGGGTCTGATCGTGGGAGTAGAAGAACGGTAG
- the trxA gene encoding thioredoxin, whose amino-acid sequence MDELDEIRRKKLEELKRELAARSQGTPTIEYPDRPVLVTDSSIDAGIRQYPVFVVDCWAEWCGPCRAIAPVIDEMARELKGRVVFGKLNVDQNPLTSRKYGITAIPTLLVFRNGRLVDRLVGAYPKQILMSRVRKYLD is encoded by the coding sequence ATGGATGAGCTGGATGAGATAAGGAGAAAGAAGCTCGAGGAGCTGAAGCGCGAGCTGGCTGCGAGATCGCAGGGAACGCCCACCATAGAGTACCCAGACAGGCCGGTTCTGGTGACGGACAGCAGCATCGATGCCGGAATAAGGCAGTATCCCGTATTCGTGGTTGATTGCTGGGCAGAGTGGTGTGGGCCGTGCAGGGCGATCGCGCCTGTGATAGACGAGATGGCACGCGAGCTGAAGGGACGCGTGGTATTCGGGAAGCTGAATGTGGATCAGAATCCGCTCACATCGAGAAAGTACGGTATAACTGCAATACCGACACTCCTGGTCTTCAGGAACGGCAGGCTCGTCGACAGGCTCGTGGGAGCGTATCCGAAGCAGATTCTGATGAGCAGGGTCAGGAAATACCTGGATTAG
- a CDS encoding DUF1638 domain-containing protein has translation MSTADYSMVACGVFKKEIERIAGELDFSFDPLYLDPGLHVDFDELALKLREALESCKDNMIIVVYGACHPKMNDLLEGYRAELIDCQNCIDALITRREVERIASEGLYFYLTPGWIECWRDIFRRLGWGMEEARLEMGCFKGVIFIDTLGNAEDYENDLLEFMDFTLLQYSIIPGKLDHFRSLISDAAKRLEVRYG, from the coding sequence ATGAGCACCGCTGATTACTCCATGGTCGCATGCGGCGTCTTCAAAAAGGAGATCGAGCGCATCGCCGGTGAGCTGGACTTCTCCTTCGATCCTCTTTATCTGGATCCAGGTCTGCATGTCGATTTCGATGAGCTGGCGCTCAAGCTGAGAGAGGCGCTGGAGTCATGTAAAGATAACATGATCATCGTGGTCTACGGCGCCTGCCACCCGAAGATGAACGATCTTCTCGAGGGATACAGGGCTGAGCTGATAGACTGCCAGAACTGCATAGACGCGCTCATAACAAGGCGTGAGGTTGAGAGGATCGCATCCGAGGGGCTGTACTTTTACCTCACTCCAGGATGGATCGAGTGCTGGCGCGACATATTCCGACGTCTCGGCTGGGGTATGGAGGAGGCCCGCCTCGAGATGGGATGTTTCAAAGGCGTGATATTCATAGACACGCTGGGAAATGCAGAGGATTACGAGAATGATCTTCTGGAGTTCATGGACTTCACGCTCCTCCAGTATAGCATAATCCCTGGAAAGCTTGATCACTTCAGATCGCTCATATCTGATGCAGCGAAGAGGCTGGAGGTTCGCTATGGATGA
- a CDS encoding glutaredoxin family protein → MRCLTCRIYTTPDCPRCEQLKAFLESKGVSFEEVDMTTAEALTELRVNGVFTMSAPVLEMDGRFYTTGDLFDGDRLKELKL, encoded by the coding sequence GTGAGGTGTTTGACATGCAGGATCTACACAACGCCTGATTGCCCTAGATGCGAGCAGCTGAAGGCGTTTCTTGAGAGCAAGGGTGTGAGCTTTGAGGAGGTCGATATGACCACGGCCGAGGCCCTCACGGAGCTCAGGGTCAATGGAGTATTCACGATGTCAGCTCCTGTTCTCGAAATGGACGGGAGGTTCTACACGACCGGAGATCTATTCGATGGGGATCGTCTCAAGGAGCTGAAGCTCTAG